Within Cherax quadricarinatus isolate ZL_2023a unplaced genomic scaffold, ASM3850222v1 Contig126, whole genome shotgun sequence, the genomic segment GAACACAAAAGAAATTGATTGAGAACAGTTCAGATGGAAGAGGGTTTGATGTGCCAATGCTCTGTACAAGTATTAAACTGGCTTGTGAGAACGTGGCACCTTTGAATGATCCAAAATGGAACGATGAGAGCACAGAAATGGAGTTCTACATTACTTCTGTTAAGAACATGAGGAACGATGCTCTTCATAGTAAACTTGCTGTTCCTGATGATGATTATTTTAATACTGTAAGTAAGCTTAGGAAGCTGTTAACTGAGTGTCTAAAGACATCTGGAGTGCGTTATGGGAAGAAAAAGAATGATGTGGAAAAGGAGATCAAGCAGATGAAGGATGATCTGGACTATATCATGAATGAGATTCTCGGAATTGAGGACATTATAAAGTACTGCAGTGATGATATTAAACAAATAATCATAGATGATTGTTGTAATAAACTGAAGGACATCGTCCCAAAAATCACTTATGTCAGCCCAGTGTCTTTCATCATCGAAAACTTTAAATTTGAAGTAGATAAaatttttgtcaatattgaggTTAAACGTGGAAAACGTAGAGGTGATGGAGAACAAATACATTATCAAGATCTTCTCATACTTGCCCAGACCACATCTGTGTCATCATCTCTGAGTTCTGCTACACAACAACAGAGTCCCTCGGGAAGACCTCGGATACTCTTACTTGAAGGTCTGGCAGGGAGCGGCAAGACCACTCTATCGACGCTGGTAATAAAGGAATGGATAGACGGTGGTCAAGGTCACATCAGAGGCTTAGATAATTACGAGCTCCTGCTGTGGGTACAGTGCAGAGACACTACTATGATCTCCTACCAGGATCTCCTAGACCGACTTTTAGCAGATGTTTCAGCAAAATTCAGAAATTTTTTGCCTACATTAATGAAGCTTTGTAAGATCCTGATAGTAATTGACGGTCTGGATGAATTTAATGACAACTCTAGAAGATTAGTTACAAGTCTTATGCAAGAATTCCGAAACTCTACTTATACTACATTTTTGTGCACCTCAAGACCTGAAAAAGTAGAAATGTTTACGTTGACTATTCCCGAAGACTATGAAGTGATAAATGCTGAACTTCTAGGCATAACCAGAGAACATATGCCAGAGTTTGTACGTCGGACACACCAGGAGATAACTAAAAACAAGAAATGTCACAAAAACGTTGAAGAACTGATAaataaggtgatgaaggtgagagGTTTTCAGAAACACTTACGACTGCCAATGAATTTAACATTTTTTGTTTACATCTGGGACCAAGAACCCGATCAGTTAGATGTAATGACCATCACTCAGACAACGCTCTACCATAAAATACATGAACTTTGTCAAAAGAAGTTATTAAAGAGATTGGAAAATTATCTACAGACAAAGACCATGGTTAAAAGTGACCTCGAGTACAGAGTTCAAGATATATTGAGTTTGATATATGTAATATCACTAGAAAGCCTCTCATGTGAACAGATGACCCTAGAAAACGTAACGGTAGAACGACTGATTTCTGCTTGTGAGAAACACTGTTTACCATCCGATGAGATACTTTCTGCGTTCTTTAGTTTGAAGCCAATTTGGACTTGGAATGGTATCGAGGAACGGTATTCTTTACCTCACAAGGGGATCCAAGACTACTTTGGTGCTCTGCATATTGTGATGACACTCAAGCACCAGCTACAGTCACCTGTGCAACCCGTCTCATCTAGCAAGCACTCCACACCACCTGCCAGTATCAGGGGAGTGTTAAAACAGAGCATCAGAGCATCCTGGGTCGACATGACCCTGTACAATAATGTTCTGATGCATGTGGCAGGGTTGTTGTACCTGTTACTTGACCGAGTTCCTGAGGTCATTATTCAGGAAGTTGTCCATCTCCTGTACCAGTCTGGTATGAAGGGTAAGTTGAAAATTGATGCCGTGCAACCAACAACACTGAAGAAAGGTGAGGATGAGTCTTGCATGAGCGACGTGAACGAGGATGCGATGTCTAGCATGGCTAACGAGAACAAGGACTCTTCTAGCACGAGTGATGAGGACGAGTCCTCATTTAGCTTTAACGACGAGgacgacgaggacgaggacgacgaGGACGAAAACGAATCTGTAGTGAAGTACAAATGGATCGACCTATTAGAAAACACACGATGCAATTATGACGTAGCTAAGGCAATAGCTCCCTTCATCCACACTCAGGATATATACATTAATGATTATCGTATAGAGTGCTATACAGCTCTTCTACCACATATCAGACCATCAGAGTTACTCATTAGCATCAAGGGTGAGCCTACTTCAGTGCCTGGCTTGCAGCACCTACTGAATATTCTTGCCCGCCCCAATCACCACCGCTGCCTATCACtggacctgcaccaccactaccttcaggaTAACACAACCATCACTTCTGACGACATCCTACAACTTTTAAAACCTAGGTAAATTTCTGCCATCGTTGATGTTACTGGTGATAACATTGTGTTGACGTTGGGGGTTAGTGTTCCTGATGTCGATGTtgcaaatattaatgttaattttCACTCTATTGATGCTGTTGGTGTTTATGTTCTTGGTGATATTGATATTGATGCTTTTGATTTTTAGGTTTGTGTTGACAATGTTGGTGTTGTTTTCTGTtgagagtgttggtgttgatacttttgttgttgatgttgacagAGTTGGAGTtcatgttcacgttgttgataTTAAAGTTATTGATGTTAGagttgttagtgttgatgtttgtGACATGCtatgagtatgttacattttatttggtGTATGTCGCACACCTTTATAGCCATTCCCTCCCGACCAGCAAAACCAGGTGCTAaggcacattcatcaccttcaaaactaccattagaaaacatcttatctccctgatacaccccgtcaactaactacacgaataccacctggtggttcacacttacactcactcacccatttgaccataaacagaaatattaatctcaatcttaaaataatgaatcctatgatactccaatactgaaactatatactgtgccaaaacaaaagcattcacattgctaaactcacaaactagtatttagtcacttagccataataccaacttacctcataatttgtaatattttaaaataaagaattaaactaagtctgcccgaaatgcctagccatgctaggcgttctagtggtacactctgtaatcattatttaactacatgtaaaccacacaacaaccaaattctgtaaattcaacattgtaatctttatagagaataaactttgaatttgaatttgaatttgaagggTATAAGGAGTAGGGGCTCCCTCGTTACACTTACACCTTGAATCAACCAGTGAAGCCACACggaacactcgtgacttaacctTGGCAGACTTGCCTCCAAGCTTGGTCAAAGACGGTTCTCACCGTGTTTCTTGTTTCGTTGCCTTACTGTACATATCctctatatatactgtatatacattgcTTGCTGTTTGGTGAAGAAAATATAAGTCTTTACTCTCGCTACTGCCTTTTGTTTGTTCCTAGTTTCTACCTTGTTATCGTGCTACAACCAGTTGTGCAAGCCACTGGACtatacctgtgtttgtaatatgggggcctgtctgtGATTCTGAGTCTCTGTATTGTCTCAACAAACCTGTCTATAATATTGCAAACCTGCTAAATCGTTGTGTGCTACTGCTTCGTGTAGTGTTGAACGTATAGCAAATTAACATgttatagtgcagctgggttatGCCACCGACACATGTTAGgaggcatgactcacgaaatcataatgacatgattgcaaacaaaccataccacgggcggggatagaacccgcgatcagagtctcaaaactccagaccgtcacgttagccactggaccagctggtccagtggctaacgcgacggtctggagttttgagactctctgatcgcgggttctatccccacccgtggtatggcatGTTAGGAGGTTGGTGACTGAATGTACCCAACAAAACCTGTCCAGACTATTGCTCGTTTTGTTGGTATAGAGGATCAACGAACTCTCACTTCTGCACAGCTTTGTGAGTGTATATGCAACAAATTAAGGTTCGGCTCGTGTAACACGGCGTTCCAACCTGAGAGTGTAGCTGCTATGGGAACTATTAATCGCGGATCCTCGCTTCAGTACTTTCAAAATAGGGGAGGACAAACTCCGGAGCAACAGGCAAATATCCACCTTGGGAAAACAGGTGGTGAATTGGGGGGTTGTCTTCGGAGGAGTCATCTTCGTTAATATTTGAGTTGGCTAAACTCAATCTTAAGCATACTAGAGAGCAACGCGCCTTTGATAAGGAGGAATTTGATAGGAGAGGAGACAGTTTCGCCGTACTATGGATGACAATTTAAGTGTTCAG encodes:
- the LOC128700450 gene encoding uncharacterized protein isoform X1 is translated as MALISKEENNGFRIIKALNQSGRRVLHIIFRWGTPNKADHIRLDEYLKNLNKTSSANYLNLKSSQRKFNRTQKKLIENSSDGRGFDVPMLCTSIKLACENVAPLNDPKWNDESTEMEFYITSVKNMRNDALHSKLAVPDDDYFNTVSKLRKLLTECLKTSGVRYGKKKNDVEKEIKQMKDDLDYIMNEILGIEDIIKYCSDDIKQIIIDDCCNKLKDIVPKITYVSPVSFIIENFKFEVDKIFVNIEVKRGKRRGDGEQIHYQDLLILAQTTSVSSSLSSATQQQSPSGRPRILLLEGLAGSGKTTLSTLVIKEWIDGGQGHIRGLDNYELLLWVQCRDTTMISYQDLLDRLLADVSAKFRNFLPTLMKLCKILIVIDGLDEFNDNSRRLVTSLMQEFRNSTYTTFLCTSRPEKVEMFTLTIPEDYEVINAELLGITREHMPEFVRRTHQEITKNKKCHKNVEELINKVMKVRGFQKHLRLPMNLTFFVYIWDQEPDQLDVMTITQTTLYHKIHELCQKKLLKRLENYLQTKTMVKSDLEYRVQDILSLIYVISLESLSCEQMTLENVTVERLISACEKHCLPSDEILSAFFSLKPIWTWNGIEERYSLPHKGIQDYFGALHIVMTLKHQLQSPVQPVSSSKHSTPPASIRGVLKQSIRASWVDMTLYNNVLMHVAGLLYLLLDRVPEVIIQEVVHLLYQSGMKGKLKIDAVQPTTLKKGEDESCMSDVNEDAMSSMANENKDSSSTSDEDESSFSFNDEDDEDEDDEDENESVVKYKWIDLLENTRCNYDVAKAIAPFIHTQDIYINDYRIECYTALLPHIRPSELLISIKGEPTSVPGLQHLLNILARPNHHRCLSLDLHHHYLQDNTTITSDDILQLLKPSSLEGFRGHLSSDVLELLPSTLKSLYLVLVNDDYAQRLLPKLRVFVTSSLPHLEYLGVRVPPGVSPAVLQALPSTSRVQLYLSGVSDPGVNNACDVAMKLQPPGGYCRIRFEMSTLTEAGMQEVIQGLSDRSVTVNQTLTIDTKNSIAQDLQNQISTKSLTTLGCNFTIYDQGFFAEKTS
- the LOC128700450 gene encoding uncharacterized protein isoform X2 — protein: MALISKEENNGFRIIKALNQSGRRVLHIIFRWGTPNKADHIRLDEYLKNLNKTSSANYLNLKSSQRKFNRTQKKLIENSSDGRGFDVPMLCTSIKLACENVAPLNDPKWNDESTEMEFYITSVKNMRNDALHSKLAVPDDDYFNTVSKLRKLLTECLKTSGVRYGKKKNDVEKEIKQMKDDLDYIMNEILGIEDIIKYCSDDIKQIIIDDCCNKLKDIVPKITYVSPVSFIIENFKFEVDKIFVNIEVKRGKRRGDGEQIHYQDLLILAQTTSVSSSLSSATQQQSPSGRPRILLLEGLAGSGKTTLSTLVIKEWIDGGQGHIRGLDNYELLLWVQCRDTTMISYQDLLDRLLADVSAKFRNFLPTLMKLCKILIVIDGLDEFNDNSRRLVTSLMQEFRNSTYTTFLCTSRPEKVEMFTLTIPEDYEVINAELLGITREHMPEFVRRTHQEITKNKKCHKNVEELINKVMKVRGFQKHLRLPMNLTFFVYIWDQEPDQLDVMTITQTTLYHKIHELCQKKLLKRLENYLQTKTMVKSDLEYRVQDILSLIYVISLESLSCEQMTLENVTVERLISACEKHCLPSDEILSAFFSLKPIWTWNGIEERYSLPHKGIQDYFGALHIVMTLKHQLQSPVQPVSSSKHSTPPASIRGVLKQSIRASWVDMTLYNNVLMHVAGLLYLLLDRVPEVIIQEVVHLLYQSGMKGKLKIDAVQPTTLKKGEDESCMSDVNEDAMSSMANENKDSSSTSDEDESSFSFNDEDDEDEDDEDENESVVKYKWIDLLENTRCNYDVAKAIAPFIHTQDIYINDYRIECYTALLPHIRPSELLISIKGEPTSVPGLQHLLNILARPNHHRCLSLDLHHHYLQDNTTITSDDILQLLKPSSLEGFRGHLSSDVLELLPSTLKSLYLVLVNDDYAQRLLPKLRVFVTSSLPHLEYLGVRVPPGVSPAVLQALPSTSRVQLYLSGVSDPGVNNACDVAMKLQPPGGYDQGFFAEKTS